One window from the genome of Kryptolebias marmoratus isolate JLee-2015 linkage group LG1, ASM164957v2, whole genome shotgun sequence encodes:
- the gas1a gene encoding growth arrest-specific protein 1a, whose amino-acid sequence MGASAQTVCRSVWPLGCLLLIFGSLSAASPSHHGRRLICWQAIMNCQAEPECGYAYEHYTRACGPVLSGHKKKCPSHCISSLVQLNLTKNGPALEECSCGHDALCIGTKRAIEPCLPRTTSTGCTEARRQCERDRECSFAMQDYLHHCGKLFSGAVCTNACRNVIANMRKIPKAQKLDTCVCDGTERNICEFVKNSMRALCYDDLDQEYESSGSDGYYDDDEDPPDPAEKPGSGAPLPAARWALTLLASILALLLLF is encoded by the coding sequence ATGGGTGCGTCGGCGCAGACCGTCTGCAGATCCGTTTGGCCTCTGGGCTGCCTGCTTCTGATCTTCGGCTCCCTGTCCGCGGCGTCTCCGTCCCATCATGGTCGGCGGCTGATCTGCTGGCAAGCCATCATGAACTGTCAGGCAGAGCCCGAGTGCGGTTACGCGTACGAGCACTACACCCGCGCGTGCGGCCCAGTGCTGAGCGGCCACAAGAAGAAGTGTCCCAGCCACTGCATCTCCTCGCTCGTGCAGCTGAATCTGACCAAAAACGGCCCGGCTCTGGAGGAGTGCAGCTGCGGCCACGACGCGCTGTGCATCGGCACCAAGCGAGCCATCGAGCCGTGCCTGCCCAGGACTACCAGCACGGGCTGCACGGAAGCCCGGCGCCAGTGCGAGAGGGACCGGGAGTGCAGCTTCGCCATGCAGGACTACCTGCACCACTGTGGCAAACTTTTCAGCGGGGCTGTGTGCACCAACGCCTGTCGGAATGTGATCGCCAACATGCGTAAAATCCCCAAAGCCCAGAAGCTGGACACTTGCGTCTGCGACGGGACGGAGAGGAACATCTGTGAGTTCGTTAAGAACAGCATGAGAGCGCTGTGCTACGACGATCTGGATCAGGAATATGAAAGCAGCGGGTCTGATGGCTACTATGACGACGACGAGGATCCACCAGACCCGGCGGAGAAACCGGGGAGCGGAGCCCCTCTCCCTGCAGCCCGCTGGGCTCTGACCCTGCTGGCATCCATTTTGGCTCTGTTGCTCCTCTTTTAA